The Saliniramus fredricksonii genome segment GGCGATTATCTGCACGCTTGCGAGTGGATGAAGAAGAAATTTGACGATGATTGGGAAAATTTTTTAACTGAACAGTTCTTGTCCCCTTCATTTAAACCTTCTAATTTACACGATCGTATACTACGGCTCGACCAAAGAGTTGTTCTTTCTATGAATATAGATAATATCTATGAAACATTTGTATCAAGTTTGACTGGAGGAAAAACATTTACCAAAAAATATTATGATGGTGATGTTTATAAATTTTTAAGAGACGGATCAGACTACATCATAAAGGTTCATGGCACTATTGAATCTCCTGCGAGTATTATCTTTACACAATTTGACTATGCAAAAGCAAGGACAGAATTTTCGGAATTTTATCATGTACTAGATGCCGCGATTCTATCTCATACATTTCTTTTTATCGGATGTGGCGTAAATGATCCTGATATAAATCTTATGTTGGAAAATCAGAATTTTAAATTTCCACAATCCAAGCCCCACTATCTTGTTACGAGCAGCAAAATTTCTGAGGACTTAGAGGAATCCCTTCGTACTAATAGAAATATTAAGTGCATAAAGTATGATCCAAAGGATTATCACAGTGAGCTCGTAAGTATTATTGATTTATTGATTGAGAAAGTTGAAAAGGAAAATAGTGTTATCAGCTAGTATTTTATTTTATATTATCTTTGAGGTTTTATAATGCGAATTATGAATTTTAAAGGTGATATTTACCCCATAAATTTTATTGCAGGTAGATATTCACTATAGTGGAATGGAATGCGACGAGCCGTTGTCTATGAAAAGTGCCATCTCTTTTTCATTTATCCCCCACCCTTCCCTCACCCCCCAAATTCCCCTATCACCCCCTGAGCGCCTCATCACACGGACCCCTCCCCCATGCGGCTTCAGGTTTCTGCCCTCTCTGACCATCACGGCGTAGCCCATGCCTTCTTCACCCGCGCGGCGCCCGTCGAGGAGCGGGGTTTGCTGGCGCGCGATATCGGGGTTTCGGCTGATGGGTTTGTCGGCCTCAAGCAGGTGCATTCGCCCGATGTCGTCACGGTCGAGGCGCCCTGGGCGGATGAGGCGCGGCCGCGGGGGGATGCGCTGGTGACGCGGCGGCGGGGGATTGCGCTTGCGATCGCGACAGCGGATTGCGGGCCGGTGCTCTTTTATGACGCGCGCGCGGGCGTGATCGGCGCGGCGCATGCGGGATGGCGCGGGGCGCTGGCCGGGGTTCTGGAGGCGACGATCGCGTCCATGGAAGCGCTCGGGGCGCGGCGCGGGGATATCGTCGCGGCGCTCGGCCCCACCATCAGCGCGGCGCATTACGAGGTCGGCCCCGAGCTCGTCGCGGCCTTCCGCGAGGCCGATCCCGCCCATGAGCGTTTCTTCACGCCCAATGCTGCGGGCCGCGCGCAGTTCGATCTGCCGGGCTTCATCGGCGCCCGGCTCGACGCCGCCGGCATCGCCGCCTTCGAGGATATCGCCCGCTGCACCTATGCGGAGCCGGAGCACTTCCACTCCTACCGCCGCCACACCCACCGCCCGGAGCCGGGCCACGGGCGGCTGATCTCGGCGATCGCGCTCACCGACTGAAGCGCCTGCGCCGGCGCAGCCAACGGCCAGGACTTCACGCGGCCAGTTGCTGATAGCGCTCGACGACGCTGCTCATCGCCTCCGACACCATCCCCGCCTGGGCGCGTGAGGCCCAGACGATCTGCGCGGCAATCCGCGTCCCGTCTGCCCAGACGACCGTGACCGCAGCGCCGGGGACGATTGCGCCGGTTTCCTGCAGATGCGGCTCGAATGCGATCTTCAGGCCCGAACTGCAGACATCGACGAGACGCGCCGGCATCACGGCATCCGCCATTCGGATTTCGACGGGATCGCGCGCCGGGATGCGGGTCTCGCTGCGGCGGTCATCGACATCTTCGGCAACACCGCTGACGAAGGCATCGACCGACCGGGCCATTTGCTGGGCAACCTGATCGACCCGGTCGGACACGGAGCGCACCTGATCCGCCTCGACACGCGCGTTTTCGATGGCGCCGGAGACCGCGTCGAGATTGCGCGCCACGGTCGCCGAACCGCTCACGGTGAGGCTGATCGAACCGGCAATGCTGCGGGTCGCCTCGTCCTGCATGGCCACCGCCTGGGCCAGCGCCCTGGCCAGATCCGCAATCTCGCCGATCGTGCCGGCAATGCCGTCGATCGAGCCGACGACATCGCCGGTCTTGCTCTGGATACCCGCAATCTGCGCCGAGATCTCCTCGGTCGCCGCGGCCGTCTGCCCCGCGAGCGCCTTCACTTCCGCCGCGACGACGGCGAAGCCGCGCCCCGCCTCACCGGCGCGGGCCGCCTCGATCGTCGCGTTGAGCGCGAGGAGATTGGTCTGATCCGCCACCTGACGGATCAGCGCGACGACCTCGCCGATCGTCTCCACACCGCGCGCGAGCTCGCCGACCGTGGCCGTCGCCGCGTCGGCGATGGTTTCCGCATGCGCGACCTTGCCGGAAGTGGCCTGCGCCTGGTCGGTAATGTCGCGGATGGATCCGGCCAGGGCCTCGGCGGCGCTGCCGACAGACTGGACGTGCCGATCCGCCTCGCGCGAGGCATTTCCGGCTTCGAGCGCCTGCTCCGAGGCGTCGGCACTGACGCGCGTCAAGCGCGCGGATGTCTGCCCCAGCTGGCTGATCTCGACGGTCAGCCCCTCTTGTACATGCGCCGTTTCTTCCCGGAAGCGCTGGATCAGGCTCTCGATCTTGTCCTGGCGCAGCAATTCCTTGTCACGATCCGTCTGCGCCTGGGATTCGAGGCGCGTGCGCGCAAGGGCGTTGTCGCGGAACACCGCAAGCGCGCGCCCCATATCGCCCACCTCGTCCGCGCCTGCGAGCGCGCTGAGATCGACGTCATTCGTGCCGGCCGCCAGCTGCTGCATGACTTGCGTCGCCCGCCTGATCCGGCCAGCAACGCGGTTCTGGAAATAGCGCACGGCCATCCCGGTCACGCCGAGGGCGACGAGCGCCAAGGCAATGGTCAGCCAGAGCTTGCCGCGAGCCTCGCTGCGCAAATCCTCGGCAAGCGCGAGATTGGCGGCAGCCGCCTCGACGACGAGATCGACCGCCGAATCGAGCGCCTCGGTAGAGCGGGCAAAATAGGTTTCGAAATCGACCGGATAATCGGCGGTCTCTGCGGCAGCGTAGAGATCCTGCCGAAGGGTCTCATAATCCTCGAAATAGAGACGGCGCATGCGCTGGAAGGCTTCCGCCACGGCGGGCGCGAGCTCCGCGCGTGTGGCGAGGCTCTGGGACAGGCCCCATGCCTGCAGGACGCGCCCGTGGGATTCATGCATTTCGGGCAAGTCGGCGGATGTCAGCGGCTGCTGCAGTGCCGTTGCGATCGCGAAATAGGTGCGCTCGCGCCCGCCGAACTCGCGGATGATCCAGGCGCGCTGCATCAGGAGATCGTTGGCGGCGATTGCTGCGGGCGTGCTGTCGGTCGGCGGGCGGACGAGATCACCCAGATCGTTGATGGCGGCAATGGTGGCTTTCATGCGCTCGATCACGTCGGAGCCGCCTGCTGCCCGTTCATCCGCGGCCACCCGCAGGTCGGGATCCACACGCGCCCGGATTGCCGCAAGAGCCTGCCGGTACTGCCCCAGAGCTTCGACGAGCTCTCCCTCACGCGGCAATGCGACGGAGGCCAGATGCGCATCCAGTTCGGCAAACAGCGCTTCCGAACGCCGCCGCTGCTCCGCGAGCGCGTCCTGGAATCGCGCCGGGAACGGTCCGGGCAGGGCGAGGCCGACCTGCGAGAGTGAGCGTTCGAGCGATATCTCGATCGTCGCCTTGTTCAGATAGGACAAGGCCGTCACGGCGTTGCCGGTCTGCGTCGCGGACGACAGACGCCGCATCTCTTGACCGATGACGAAGCCTGCGGCCACGAGGACGGCCAGCCCCACAAGGCCGGTGAACAGGAGGCTGGATCGACGAATGGATAGCATCAGCTCGGCTTCGTTTTGGTCGTATTCCAGACAGATGTCACAGATAATCATTTATGAAGAGTAAAATCTTCGCCAAAACAAATATATATTTTAGCTCATCTTGGCCAAGACTACAATTATTAGTGGCATTTTCTGATGAGCATTTAAATAACATCCACTAAACGTGAAATTACGCGAAGATCCGCTGGCCATGACTTGTCAGGCGCCATGCAGAACAGGCCCCGGCCTCCCCCAGGATCGTTTCGTACATCCCCGCGCGTCGCAGCGCTCCGGGCCGGACAGAGCCGGAGCGGAGGCTCTCGATCCCTTTCAGGCCCGATGATTTCAACCAGCCGCCGTACCCTGCTCGAGGGGATGATGTTCATTCGCGGATCCCCACCACATCCGGCGTCTCCCAGGCCAGATGCTGGCCGCCATCGAGGGCGAGCATCTGGCCCGTCATGGCCGGCGTCGCGGCAAGGAAGAGGACGGCCCTGGCGATTTCTTCCGGCGTGGCACCGCGCTTCAGCGGTGTCGCCTCCGTCTGCTTGCGGAAATCCGCATCGCCCTGGCGTGTATTCGAGACGGTCGGCCCCGGCCCGATCGCGTTGACGCGGATGCCGCGCGGGGCAAGCGCCTGCGCCATGGTCTGCGTCGCCGTCCACAGGGCGGATTTGGTGAGCTGGTAGGAAAAGAAATGCGGCGTGGGCTTCCACACGCGCTGATCGAGCATATTGACGACGAGCCCGTCCGCACCGTCCGGGCATTGCCGGGCGAAATCGCGCACCAGAAAGGCGGGCGCGCGCAGATTGATGGCGAAATGGCGCTCCCATTGTTCGGGATCGAGGGCGGTGAGTGCATCCGGCTCGAATTCGGAGGCGTTGTTGACGAGCATGGTGAGCGCTCGCCCCAGCCTGGACGCCGCCTCCGGCACCAGCCGCGCCACGGCTTGCGCATCGGCGAGATCGCCCTGGACCGCACAGGCGCGCCCGCCCATAGCCTCGATCTCCGCGACGAGTGCGTCGGCGGCCTCGCGCGAGCGCCCGTAATGCACGGCGACCGCGTAACCCTCACCCGCCAGCGCCAGCGCGATCGCCCGCCCGATGCGCTTTGCCGCCCCCGTCACCAGAACCGCGCGATCCATCATGCACCCCGATACCATTTGAATTGCAACACGGTATCAGCTTACGCAGGTCCCCGGCAGATGGATGCGGGCGATCGGGATGCGGCTCAGCGCACCACCCGGATCAGTCCGCCACCGGCTTCCTGGAAGGTCGGGCAGCCGATGATCATACGGATGTCGTTGTAATCGTAATCCGTCCAGCCATAGCCCTTGCTGCGGTCTTCCCAAGCGTAATACATGTACTTCCCCGGCTCGCAGACCTCCTCGGCGATCTCGGGATCCCGATCGGTTTCCAGATTGGGCAATATGCCGCCCTCATCAAGGCGAACGCATTCCTCAAGCGTGTCGCAGAGCACTGTCTCCAGATTCTGCCTGTAGAGATCCATCTCCTCGTAGCGCCAGCCGTCGCGTACGCGGTATCCGGAGACATCGTGCACCAATGCACCGGTTTCCGGATTGATCGTGGTATCGGCATAATAGACGAACACGCGCCGGCTGGGATCGTCCCATTGTTCGGGGTTTTCACGCGCAGCATGCACATTGCGCAACATGAAGCTGATGAATTCTCCCGGTCCGCATTCAGCGAATTCCTGCTCGTATTCCGTTGGCGGTGTTGCGTTGTCGGCCAACGGCACGAAATTGCGCCGGCCACCATCGGGATCATCCGTCCGGTCCGGATTGAAGCAGTAGGTGTAGACACGGTCGTAATCGGAGGCCTCGTGATTGAGCTGCCTGAAATCCGGTGGCGGCATCACCTGGACCATGGGCGGACGGCGTACCACCGTCTCCACACCCGCCGTCAGCGAACGCGACATGCCGGGCATGGCGGCCGCAAGCGTCGCGAACAGGTCCGCCTCGATGTTGATGCGATAATGCATCTCGTCGACCCACTCGCCACGCACCGTGACATGCTCCACGCTGTTGCCATGGCGCTCCATCACGGATTCACGCGCCTGCTCATGCAACAGCGCCGTGCGCTGCGGGTCCTTCGCCATGGCGATCGCGATCGCGGTACTGTCGGCCAGAACGCGCAATTCGCTGCGCAGGGAATGCGCCCGGGAATAGTCCAGCGCCGCGCCCGCCAGCCCGGCCACCGGCACGAGCAGCAGAGCGAAGACAATCGCGACGTTTCCACGCCTGTCGAGACCGAGCAGGTCGCGATCGGGGCCATCGTGGTGATGAATCTCGGGCATTTGCATCAGGGCATGCATATTCGGCAACCCACCATCAAGGATCCTCATGCAAGCATTCATAGAACCGATTCATAAAAAATATGCTACCTTGAATATAGAAACGCCTTCCGTTGCGTCAGCGTATCCGGCGGCGATGCTGCTTGAGGGGGCGAAACGGAAAACGCCCGGATCGGGGCGGGATCCGGGCGTCCTGATCGCAGGGGCCGCGCGCTGCTCGTCACGGCGCAGGGGTTATTGCACGAGGCGCACCGTGCGATCGGTCGCGATGATTTCGGGACAGGAGACGATCAGGCGGATATCGTCGAAATCGGCATCCGTCCATTGACCGTGACGGGGATGGCCTTGCGGATAGACCGGGCGGTCCTCCCAACCGAAATACATGTACTGCCCGTCCTCACAGGAAGCCGTGGCCTGCTCAGGGGTGCGTCCCTTGCCCGGATACGGGATGACGCCACCCTGCGTTTCAACCTTGCATTCTTCGGTATCGCGACAATGCACGGTCTCGATGAGACCGACGTCGTCCATGTCGATCTTCTCGAAAGTATGGCCGTGGCGCACGCGATAGCCCTGAACGTCATGCTCCAGCACGCGCGTATTCGGATCGAGCACCGTGTCGGTGAAATAGTTGTAGACTTCCCGCGACGGGTCATCCCATGCATTGGGGCTGGTGCGTGCACCGCGCACGTTGCGCAGCATGTAGGAGACATGCTCACCCGCACCACATTCGGGAAGTTCGGTATCATAGACCGTGGTCGAGGAATTATCGGCGATGGCGGTGAGTTGCGTGCGGAATTCATCCGGATCAGCCCCCGGTTCTGCCGCGCGCAAGGGGTCGTAGCAATACATGTAGATGCGGTTGTAATCGCCCGCTTCCGGGTCGAGCATCGACATGTCGGGCGGCAGCACCCTGTAAGTCGGCGGGATTCGGTGCGCGACGGTGATGACCTGCGCAGCGATCGTCTTCGGCATGCCGGGCACGCCGGCGAGAAGCGAGGAGCGCAAATCGGCACTGATCTTCACCTGATAATGCGCACCGTCGAGCCAGCGGCCCTGCATCTGCACATCCTCGAGGTTCTCCCGCAGCTTTCCCCGCAGCTCGTCTTCGGCCTTCGCCAGAATGGCGGGGGCCGAAGACGGGTTTCCGGCATGGGCGACATTGAGTGCGGTCTGATCGGCGAACAGACGCAACTCCTCCCGCACGGCGGTCGCGCGGCTGTAATCGAGCGCAGCCCCGGCAAATCCCATGACGGGAATGAGGGTCAGCCCAAAGATCATCGCCACGTTGCCGCGCGTATCAGAAATGAAGCGTTTCATCCGGGCGCCTCCATGGTCACTGGCGCTGACTCTCGGAAAAATCTGCAAACTCTTTATTGCTTGCACGATTCAAATTTTACGCATCTCCAATAAATCGTAATACAACCCAAGATGAAGCGTATTATCGCGTGTATTCAATTCACATGAACTGTTTCATTTCTGGTCATATCCGGAATCCGGATTGCAGCAGATCGCATGATATCGTGCAATATGTCTCATCACTGACCATCATTGTATCAAAAAGATACAATTATAAACCGATTCAAAGTTTCTTCAATTACGTCATTTCCGGCCCTGGAAAATTCCCAGGCCAAGCCGGAATCGCAAAACGAAGCGGTTGGCGAGGGGAAACCTGGCCAATGATCGGAAACTCTGAACGCTTCCAGGCGTTGGCCTGATCAGTGAAAGGAGTGACGTCATGCGCAAGCGCCTCATCGTCGCCGCGCTGGTCTATCTTCCAGTCAACGCGGTTCTCTTCGGAATAAAGTTCGTATCGATCATGACGATACCGGCCTTGACGGCCCATTCGGAAACGCTGATTCCGATCGCGACGATCGCGACATTCATCCTGGCGATTCCAATCGCCTGGTATCTGGCGCCATATCTGCAGTCGAGAGCCTTCGCCGATATGCGTGAGCGGGCCGGTGTCAGCTTCGACCATCGCCCCGGCGAGGAAAAGCAGACGGTGGCCGCGCCGAAAGGTGCCGAGGAACTCGGTGTCGACCAGATCGGCGGTGGCAAGGACACGATCAAACCGCAGCGAGACTAGTTCCGGTCAGGTCGCAGGACGCAACAGCGGAGCGGGCGCAGCATGGTGCGTGCCTGCGCGCATCCCGATTGCCGGCTTCAGCGCGAATATCAGGCATCGGGCCCTGTTACCGGAAACGATTCCGAGCTTTATAGACATGGGCGTCGAACGCATCCTGAGACTGCCAGGAATACGAGGCCACGATGCGGCGGTATGCATCCGAGGCGCGTGCCTCAAGCCCTGCCCGGTCGTTCACGATCACCTTGCCGCGCGTATAAGTGATGATGCCGTCACGTGAGAGTTCGGTGCAGGCGGCGTTCACCGTGGCGCGGCGCAGGCCCAGAGCCTCGGCCAGGCTCTCCTGCGTGATCAGGATCGTATCGCCATGGACGGCATCGTGAGCATGCAGCAACCGGCGCGCCACCCGCTCCGGTGCATGCCCCAGCGAGTTACAGGCGACGCTTTCCATCAACTGTATGATCAAAGAACGCCCGTAGAGGATAAGGGCGGTATAGAGACAGGGAAAACGCTCCAGCGCCTCGGTCATCGTCGCGAGCGGAATCCAGGTGGCGATGCCGGGTATGCGGGTGACCGATCGGCTGAGAGTGGCACCGCCGCCGAGGATCATGGACAGCCCGATCATGCCCTCCGGACCGATGGCGGTCTGCTCCGCGACGCGCCCGTCATCCCGGATGGCGAGCAGCGAAATCTGACCGGAATGCGGGAATACGGCATGAGACAATGTGCCGGTCGGCTCGAAGATCACCTCCCCGGCCTGCATGTTGCGCGTCAAGGCCTGGCTGCCGATGAATTCCCGCGCATCGGGGCGCAGCAATGGCAAGATCAGACTCCCGTCAGGGAAGTAATCCGACAAACCCGACTCCTGCAAATCCGCCGATCCGGCAATCTGAAAGCCATCACACGGGCCATTTCAACCCGAACCTGTGAGTTTCAGCGATTCTCATAGCGTGCGCAGCTGTGTTAGGCAACAGACAAAGCGTCTTCTGCGTCAGCACCAGCGCCCTCGATTGTCATGCGCATGACGGATTTCGCCAAGTGGGCCCCAGACCCGATCAAGTGGGTCCCAGGCCCGATCAAGTGGGCCCCAGACCCGATCAAGTGGGCACCAGACCCGATCAAGTGGGCCCCAGACCCGATCCAGTGGCCCTCCGGTCCGTTTCGTACCACGGTCGCTGGGGATCGACCATGGCTGGGTCGCGGCGCGATGCTTTGCCCGTTCGACAGATGCCGCTGGACGGATTATCTGGAAGCATTATGGTCTGGCGCGTTCCGTTGCGATATGGCGGCGTCTTCAAGGCGCATGTCCCGTGGCAGCGAAACGGCGGTGCATCCATCGCAGACGCGCTCGAGAGCAAACCGGAAAAGCGCTCCAAAGGAGGCAATGGCATGACTACGCAGAACGGGGCCGAGCTGCCCGAACGCGAATCGATGGATTTCGACGTCGTGATCGTGGGCGCGGGCCCTGCCGGGCTGGCAGCCGCCATCCGCATCAAGCAGATCGCGACCGAAGCGGGCGAGGATTATTCTGTCGTCGTGGTGGAAAAGGGCGCCGATATCGGCGCGCATATCCTTTCCGGCGCGGTGATCGATCCCGGCGGCCTCGACGCGCTCCTGCCCGCATGGCGCGAGGATGCCGACTGCCCGCTGAAAACGCAGGTCACCGAAGACCAGTTTCTTTTTCTCGGCCCGGGCGGCGGCATCCGCCTGCCCAATTTCGCCATGCCGAAGCTGATGAACAACCACGGCAACTATATCGGCTCCCTGGGCGAAGTTGCCCGCTGGCTGGCGCCCCAGGCCGAGGCGCTTGGGGTCGAGATCTATCCCGGCTTCGCGGCGGCGGAAGTGCTGCATGATGACGAGGGGCGCGTGCTCGGCATCGCCACCGGCGATATGGGCGTCGATCGCGAGGGCAATCCGGGTCCGAATTTCACCCGCGGCATGGAATTGCGCGGCAAGTACACGCTCTTCGCCGAGGGCGCGCGTGGCCATCTCACGAAGCAGTTGATCCGCAAGTTCGACCTCGATGCCGGACGCGAGCCGCAGAAATACGGCATCGGCATCAAGGAAGTCTGGGAGATTTCGCCCGAGCAGCATCGCCCGGGCCTCGTGCAGCACTCCTTCGGCTGGCCGCTAGACAACCGCACCGGCGGCGGCTCCTGGCTGTATCATTACGGTGAGAATCTGGTTTCGGTCGGTTTCGTCATCCATCTGAATTACGAAAACCCGACGCTCTCGCCCTTTGACGAGATGCAGCGTTTCAAGACGCATCCGATGATCGCGCCGACCTTCGAGGGCGGCAAGC includes the following:
- a CDS encoding SIR2 family protein — its product is MSRLWPSTLVNDLAKRRVVIVIGAGVSKNSVSESGDKRPPLWEEFLRAGLDHIGPKGTNHIRAALKAGDYLHACEWMKKKFDDDWENFLTEQFLSPSFKPSNLHDRILRLDQRVVLSMNIDNIYETFVSSLTGGKTFTKKYYDGDVYKFLRDGSDYIIKVHGTIESPASIIFTQFDYAKARTEFSEFYHVLDAAILSHTFLFIGCGVNDPDINLMLENQNFKFPQSKPHYLVTSSKISEDLEESLRTNRNIKCIKYDPKDYHSELVSIIDLLIEKVEKENSVIS
- the pgeF gene encoding peptidoglycan editing factor PgeF; the protein is MRLQVSALSDHHGVAHAFFTRAAPVEERGLLARDIGVSADGFVGLKQVHSPDVVTVEAPWADEARPRGDALVTRRRGIALAIATADCGPVLFYDARAGVIGAAHAGWRGALAGVLEATIASMEALGARRGDIVAALGPTISAAHYEVGPELVAAFREADPAHERFFTPNAAGRAQFDLPGFIGARLDAAGIAAFEDIARCTYAEPEHFHSYRRHTHRPEPGHGRLISAIALTD
- a CDS encoding methyl-accepting chemotaxis protein, which produces MLSIRRSSLLFTGLVGLAVLVAAGFVIGQEMRRLSSATQTGNAVTALSYLNKATIEISLERSLSQVGLALPGPFPARFQDALAEQRRRSEALFAELDAHLASVALPREGELVEALGQYRQALAAIRARVDPDLRVAADERAAGGSDVIERMKATIAAINDLGDLVRPPTDSTPAAIAANDLLMQRAWIIREFGGRERTYFAIATALQQPLTSADLPEMHESHGRVLQAWGLSQSLATRAELAPAVAEAFQRMRRLYFEDYETLRQDLYAAAETADYPVDFETYFARSTEALDSAVDLVVEAAAANLALAEDLRSEARGKLWLTIALALVALGVTGMAVRYFQNRVAGRIRRATQVMQQLAAGTNDVDLSALAGADEVGDMGRALAVFRDNALARTRLESQAQTDRDKELLRQDKIESLIQRFREETAHVQEGLTVEISQLGQTSARLTRVSADASEQALEAGNASREADRHVQSVGSAAEALAGSIRDITDQAQATSGKVAHAETIADAATATVGELARGVETIGEVVALIRQVADQTNLLALNATIEAARAGEAGRGFAVVAAEVKALAGQTAAATEEISAQIAGIQSKTGDVVGSIDGIAGTIGEIADLARALAQAVAMQDEATRSIAGSISLTVSGSATVARNLDAVSGAIENARVEADQVRSVSDRVDQVAQQMARSVDAFVSGVAEDVDDRRSETRIPARDPVEIRMADAVMPARLVDVCSSGLKIAFEPHLQETGAIVPGAAVTVVWADGTRIAAQIVWASRAQAGMVSEAMSSVVERYQQLAA
- a CDS encoding SDR family oxidoreductase, giving the protein MDRAVLVTGAAKRIGRAIALALAGEGYAVAVHYGRSREAADALVAEIEAMGGRACAVQGDLADAQAVARLVPEAASRLGRALTMLVNNASEFEPDALTALDPEQWERHFAINLRAPAFLVRDFARQCPDGADGLVVNMLDQRVWKPTPHFFSYQLTKSALWTATQTMAQALAPRGIRVNAIGPGPTVSNTRQGDADFRKQTEATPLKRGATPEEIARAVLFLAATPAMTGQMLALDGGQHLAWETPDVVGIRE
- a CDS encoding Tad domain-containing protein — its product is MQMPEIHHHDGPDRDLLGLDRRGNVAIVFALLLVPVAGLAGAALDYSRAHSLRSELRVLADSTAIAIAMAKDPQRTALLHEQARESVMERHGNSVEHVTVRGEWVDEMHYRINIEADLFATLAAAMPGMSRSLTAGVETVVRRPPMVQVMPPPDFRQLNHEASDYDRVYTYCFNPDRTDDPDGGRRNFVPLADNATPPTEYEQEFAECGPGEFISFMLRNVHAARENPEQWDDPSRRVFVYYADTTINPETGALVHDVSGYRVRDGWRYEEMDLYRQNLETVLCDTLEECVRLDEGGILPNLETDRDPEIAEEVCEPGKYMYYAWEDRSKGYGWTDYDYNDIRMIIGCPTFQEAGGGLIRVVR
- a CDS encoding TadE/TadG family type IV pilus assembly protein translates to MKRFISDTRGNVAMIFGLTLIPVMGFAGAALDYSRATAVREELRLFADQTALNVAHAGNPSSAPAILAKAEDELRGKLRENLEDVQMQGRWLDGAHYQVKISADLRSSLLAGVPGMPKTIAAQVITVAHRIPPTYRVLPPDMSMLDPEAGDYNRIYMYCYDPLRAAEPGADPDEFRTQLTAIADNSSTTVYDTELPECGAGEHVSYMLRNVRGARTSPNAWDDPSREVYNYFTDTVLDPNTRVLEHDVQGYRVRHGHTFEKIDMDDVGLIETVHCRDTEECKVETQGGVIPYPGKGRTPEQATASCEDGQYMYFGWEDRPVYPQGHPRHGQWTDADFDDIRLIVSCPEIIATDRTVRLVQ
- a CDS encoding Crp/Fnr family transcriptional regulator, whose protein sequence is MPLLRPDAREFIGSQALTRNMQAGEVIFEPTGTLSHAVFPHSGQISLLAIRDDGRVAEQTAIGPEGMIGLSMILGGGATLSRSVTRIPGIATWIPLATMTEALERFPCLYTALILYGRSLIIQLMESVACNSLGHAPERVARRLLHAHDAVHGDTILITQESLAEALGLRRATVNAACTELSRDGIITYTRGKVIVNDRAGLEARASDAYRRIVASYSWQSQDAFDAHVYKARNRFR
- a CDS encoding electron transfer flavoprotein-ubiquinone oxidoreductase codes for the protein MTTQNGAELPERESMDFDVVIVGAGPAGLAAAIRIKQIATEAGEDYSVVVVEKGADIGAHILSGAVIDPGGLDALLPAWREDADCPLKTQVTEDQFLFLGPGGGIRLPNFAMPKLMNNHGNYIGSLGEVARWLAPQAEALGVEIYPGFAAAEVLHDDEGRVLGIATGDMGVDREGNPGPNFTRGMELRGKYTLFAEGARGHLTKQLIRKFDLDAGREPQKYGIGIKEVWEISPEQHRPGLVQHSFGWPLDNRTGGGSWLYHYGENLVSVGFVIHLNYENPTLSPFDEMQRFKTHPMIAPTFEGGKRIGYGARAIVEGGWQSVPKLAFPGGCLVGDAAGFVNVPRIKGSHNAIHSGMLCAEHLVSALREGRANDELASYDAAWRSSAVGEDLKPVRNVKPLWSKFGTLLGIGLGGLDMWMNQLFKSSFFGTMSHGKPDHATLKPIDQVKHLSYPRPDGVLTFDKLSSVFLSNTNHEEEQPCHLTLKDSSIPIAQNLPKYGEPARLYCPAGVYEVVYDDEVKKTNPRFVINAQNCVHCKTCDIKDPAQNINWVTPEGGGGPVYPNM